The Mycolicibacterium cosmeticum DNA window ACCCAGGAGACCACCACCTTCGACGGCAAGTTCTACCAGCTCAAAGACGCACGTAACGAGCCCAAGGGCCCGCAGCAGCCGCACCCGCCGTTCTGTATCGGCGGCAGCGGTGAGAAGCGCACCCTGCGCATCACGGCCAAGTACGCCGACCACTGGAACTTCGTCGGGGGTCCGCCGGAAGAGTTCGCCCGCAAGCGTGACGTACTCGCCGCGCACTGCGCCGACATCGGGCGCGACCCCAAGGAGATCACCCTGTCCGCACACGTGCGGCTCGGGGAGGATCGCGATTACGCCAAGGTCGTCGCCGAGGCCGCCGCGCTCGGCGAGGAGGGCCTGGATCTGGCGATCGTCTATCTGCCGCCGCCCTATGACACCGCGGTGCTCGAACCGCTGGCCGAGGCGATCCGGGACGCCAAGCTCTGACCCGGGGCGGTTCCCGCAGGGGGCAGGTCACCCTGCGGGAACCGCCGGTCGGCCGAGGGGCGGGACCCCTCTGGATACATCCTGTGCAGTCGGTGGCGATTCCGTACGGTGAAACGCCAGTTTGGTGGTCACGGATTTCGGCGCACAGCCCGAACTGTGGCGAATATCGGTCGGTGCGCCGTCGCCACCGGAAGCCGATCGCGGTTCCCAGCCCGGGTTGCGCCATCCTTATGCCATGGATCTTCGCAGTCTGGAGTACTTCGTCGCGGTCGCCGACGAGCGGTCGTTCACCCGTGCGGCGCAGCGGTGCCACGTCACCCAGCCGACGATCAGCGGCCAGATCACCGCGCTGGAACGTGAACTCGGCGAGCCACTGTTCGACCGTGCCGCGCGGGCCATGTCGCTCACCGACGGCGGCGAGATTCTGTTGCCGTATGCCCGCCAGTGCTTGGCTGCCGCCGAGAATGCCAAGGCGGAGTTCTCGGCCCGCGCAGGACTGCTCCGCGGTGAGTTCCGATTCGGCACCGGCGGCGGCGTCGAGAACACCTCGATTCCGATGCTGTTGGGCGCGCTGCGGAAGACCCACCCCGGCATCGACGTGCACCTGACGGAGGCGACGAGCGCACCCCTGGTGGAGATGGTCGCGCAAGGGCGCTTGCACGCCGCCGTGATCGCCCGGCCCCAGGCAGCCTTACCGACGACGATCGCAAGTGCGCCGATGTTCTCGGGCCGGCTGGTGGCGGTCTTCGATCCGTCCGCGTTCTCCTTCGACGAACCCGTCGCGATCACCGCACTCGCCGGCCGGCCGGTGATCACGTACCCGAGTTCGAG harbors:
- a CDS encoding LLM class F420-dependent oxidoreductase, whose protein sequence is MRFAFKTSPQNTTWADMLAIWEAADDIDVFESGWTFDHFYPIFSDSTGPCLEGWTTLTALAQATKRLRVGVLVTGIHYRHPAVLANMAAALDIISGGRLELGIGAGWNEEESGAYGIELGSIKERFDRFEEACEVLKGLLTQETTTFDGKFYQLKDARNEPKGPQQPHPPFCIGGSGEKRTLRITAKYADHWNFVGGPPEEFARKRDVLAAHCADIGRDPKEITLSAHVRLGEDRDYAKVVAEAAALGEEGLDLAIVYLPPPYDTAVLEPLAEAIRDAKL
- a CDS encoding LysR family transcriptional regulator, producing the protein MDLRSLEYFVAVADERSFTRAAQRCHVTQPTISGQITALERELGEPLFDRAARAMSLTDGGEILLPYARQCLAAAENAKAEFSARAGLLRGEFRFGTGGGVENTSIPMLLGALRKTHPGIDVHLTEATSAPLVEMVAQGRLHAAVIARPQAALPTTIASAPMFSGRLVAVFDPSAFSFDEPVAITALAGRPVITYPSSSALRSRLDAVIAESGTDITVNYVANDVRLQLAFARQAVGIAICADSDPALQDCPDLTIRALTPPVTFDKILVWRNDIAPNAATRAFFAIWKKFSAAARESA